Below is a genomic region from Butyrivibrio sp. AE3004.
GTTTCGTGATATAAATATTTACGCCGACTGTAATCGGCTTGAACCTATTTATAAGTTTATACAGGAACATGATATGAGCCGAATTTTTTGTATATCCAGAGAGCCGCATGGTCATGAAGCATGGAAATCGGAGATGGTTGAAAAGCTTTATGGAATTCCGACTGACCACTGTTTTTACACTCTTGATGCAGCAGAAAAACCAAGAATTGTTAAGGAAATAGTAAAAAAGAATTACCCGGATCTTAATCCAAAATCCGTTGTTTGTGTGGATGATAATGATGAAACACTCGGAATGTATATGAAAGAGACACCTTTCTGTACAGCACATCCGATGATTTTCATGGAGCATATATAATGTTTCATAGTGTAAGAATAATGCTATAATAGTTTTTGTATCTGTTGTATGAATTCTATAATAAATATTTTGTTGGGAGGGGTATTTTCAATGAAGAAAAGGAAACGATTGTTTTCTATTGTTTGCGCTGCCGTTCTGGCAGTGTCAGGTTTCAGTTTTTCAGGTTTTGATGGTACATATCTTACGGCACATGCTGATGTAGAAACGACTCTGCAGGCGGACATTGTCTATGAAGAAAATGGTACAGATTTTGCTGCAAATGATGCTACTACACATAGTTTAAGCGCTGGGCTTATACAGTGGAGTGAGAAAGATGATGTGTATGTTTCCGTAAATGACACGCTGTATAAGCCATCTTACAATTGGTCACTTACAAACGGTGCCGCCAGTCTGTTTGAAATAGTGGGTTCAACTACCGGAAAAAATGTCCAGGTAAAGGTAAAGAATGGGGCTTCACTCGGTGACAGATTATATTATTCTGACCGGCTGGTGCTTATGGCCACAACAGCGGATAAAAGTGTGGAGATTGATGGATGTAATGTCATTTTAACAATATACTCTGACAAATTTCCTGATTTAGATAAAGTCCAATTTGATCATTATAAAACGTATTTTGATAAAAATCATACTTCCAGTACCTTTACAATATCGGGATTGGATGACGCATATGTCAGCAAGCTGACATGGGATTTTGCTGATGAAGGTGCAAAAGATTTCTTTACTCTCTCAGCTAATGGGAAAACAGCAACCGTCACTCTTTCAAAAGATGCTGAAAAGAACTGGAAAGCATATTATGAATCTGAAGACAATTATTATACCTGGATAGCCTGCTATTTGGAATCGGAGGGTTCAGCTGAAAAGCAAATGCTTAAGGAAGCACCAATTATTTATTATCCGGACGGTATTAAATTTGATGATGTTGAGCTCACGATAAGCGAAGATGAGCAGGGCGAAGATACCATAGTGGAGTATGATTTTGAAGAAAGCGAGCAGACTACTTTATATGCAGGTTATAGTGATCCAGTTTTAAAGGACTATGTTAATAATCCTTCTTATAAGTGGAGTCTTAATGCAGAGGCTTCTAAATATTTTGATATTATTACGCCTGCCACAGGTTCATCCATTAAGGTAAAAGCGAAAGATAACGCAAATGCACTTCTTGGTGACGAGCTAAGTGCCACCGGACAGCTGATACTCACAGCTAAAAGTGATAGTTTTCCAGGGACACGTTCAAAGGTTATAGATCTGATTGTAAGAAAATATGTAGCTTGTGATATAAGCCCTGAAGAACTTAACTTTAGTGAGCAGCATAATTCACGTAAAGTCACATTTACTAGTGATGCTATCTCTGATATGAAATCAGTTTATTGCAAGCTGGAAGGGGATAGTTATGTATCAGATGTATTCTCTATTTCAACTAATGGTGCTGATACAACAGTAACCCTTAAACCCGGAGCTGCAGACTTAGTAACAAAAAAATGCGAAGTTTACACAAGCGACGCAGGAAAATATTATGAGGCATGTCTTTCATACTATATGAAATCAAAAACCGGAAAGACAGAAATAAATATCGCGAATGTGTGGTTATTTTTCCATTTGAATAAGCTCTATGAGGCTAAATATTCACCTGATGAAATATATTTTAAAGAAGGTGTTGCCGGAGAGAAAAAGCTTACACTGGATGTAGAGCACAATGCCTCAGAGAATATACAATATGAGTGGAGCCTTAATGAAGATGATGAAGAAGCATTGAAGAATATTTCGCTGGCTCCGAATAAGAATACGGTATTAGTAAAATACAGCGGAGAAAAAACAGATGATTGGTTTAGGGTATTCTGCAGAATAAAGGTAAATGGTAAATATGCGCCATTATCCAAGGACAATGTAATTATCAGAATTAATGATACAGGCAAAGGAGATGATAACAAATCTGGTAACTCAGGGGATAATAAAGGAGGAAACACAGGAAATAATAATCCCGGTGGCGATAGCAACAAAAACCAGAATCCGAATAACAACACACCGCAGAATCCCGACGGTAACTCTTCACAGGGAAATTCTAATGGAGGAGATAATGCGCAGAATCCGGGAGTTTCACCTGCAGCAGAAGGTTCAGTAGTTTCTCCTTCTGATTCCGGAACAAACGGAAAATTTGTTGTAACCTCTTCAGACAAGAATTCTGCTGCAGTTTCCTACAATGCAGTTTCCAATAAAAAGGCAAAGAAGGTATCAATACCTTCTACAGTTAAAGATGCAAACGGTGTCGAATACAAGGTTACAACTATAGGAACCGGAGCGTTAAAGAAAAACAAGAAGGTTAAAACCGTTATTATACCTTCAACAATAACACTGATAAAAGAAAAAGCATTTAATGGCTGCAAAAAGCTTGGAAACATAACCATTCATGCGAATACAGCTTTGAAGATTGAGAGCGGTGCCTTTAAGAATATTAAAAAAGGTGCAACCTTTACTATTTATGCTAAGGATAAGAAAACCTACAAAAATATAGTTAAGAGTCTCAAAAAAGCCGGTGCAACAGGATGCAAATTTAAATTTAAAAAGGGATGATAGCTAAACATTAAGAGTCATGGGAGTGTAAAAAATTTCTCTAAAAGAGATTTCCTAAGATAATTACGAGCTGAATGATGGTGAGATATCCATTGTTCAGCTCGTTTCTGTTTTTTCAAAAAATTCCATCAGCCTGAATTATTTTGACAATTTTCCTAATGCAAATGAAAAAACTTGACGAATTGGTCTATCTATCATAGACTATAATTGTAGTCTATTGTGGATAGTCCAAATAGGAGGTAACCATGGCTGTTGAGTTAGGGGATGTTCAGATGCAGTTTGCAAAGCTTATCTGGGAGAAGGAGCCTGTTGGGTCAGGTGAACTGGTAAAGCTCTGTGCAGACGAGTTCGGGTGGAAAAAATCTACCACCTATACAGTTCTTAAGAAACTCTGCGAGAAGGGCTTGTTTCAAAATGTGGATGGAGTTGTCACTTCAATGATTTCCGAGGCAGAGTTTTATACGAGGAAAAGTGAAGAGTTTGTAGAGGAGACCTTTGGTGGATCGCTGCCTGCTTTCCTTGCGGCGTTCACATCTCGACAAAAACTGTCGAAAAAGGAACTTGCAGAGATAAAGAAGATAATTGATAACGCAAAGGAATGAAGTTTTAACATTATAGGAACATTAGGTACTTGGGGATGTGGATAGTCATAGTGGAGTAGCACTTAATACAGACAGCCGGAGGGAAAACATATGGGGACGATTTTTATAAAAGTAATTGAAATGAGTGTGGCAGCAACTTTTCTGATGCTTGCAGTAATACTACTTAGAATACCACTTAAGAAAGCGCCTAAGTGGTTCATGGGTGTGCTGTGGGCAATAGTTGCGTTACGGTTGATTTTGCCTTTTCAGATTGAGGCTGATTTTGGGCTTCTCCCCAACATCGGTGGCATGATAGAAAAATACATTTATGGAAGTGGTAATGGCAGTCAGGTGACAGAGGTTGTCCAGCATGACTATCAGCCTTCTTCTTCAATACAGCCGGGATGGATGGAAGGAATAGATGAAAATGAAGTTATCGTACCTGAAACTGCTGATGAAGAAATAGAGTACCTTCCAAGTGAAGAAATCACAACGGTTGACACGGCAAGCTATGACAATATGACATTCAGAAAAGATCTTTTTATCAGACTTCAGATGATCTGGATGTTTGGAGGATTACTCGTTCTTGGTTATGCAGTTCTCAGCTATATATCCATTAAAAAGAAGACACGGGTTTCCATCAGGATGAAAGGCAGTGATAATGCATTTGTCTGTGACGAGATAGACACACCATTTATTCTTGGAGTTTTTAGACCTGTGATATACCTGCCATCAGGGCTTGATGATGAGACAGTAAGGAACGTGCTTGCCCATGAAAAAGCTCATATATTAAGGCACGATCACATAAGAAAACAGTTTGGATTTTTACTGCTTGCTATTTACTGGTTTAATCCTCTTGTGTGGATTTCCTACGCACTTTTCTGTAAAGACATTGAACTTTCCTGTGACGAAAAGGTCATAAGTCACATGTCATTGGATGAGAAAAAATCCTATGCAACATCGCTCCTTCTTTGCAGCACCCATAGGAGATTTGTTCTGGCGTATCCTCTTGCGTTTGGTGAAGTGGGAGTCGGAACAAGGGTTAAACAAATCTTTAATTATAAAAAGCCTACCTTCTGGCTTATTGTGATGCTGGTGTTAATGTGTGCGGGGCTTTCAACCTGTTTCTTTACAAGCGTTGCAGGTGATGGTGCTGATGAAGCTACAGTATCTGGACAGGATGAGAAAGCAGAAGATGCAAACGAGGCAGATGTTTTAAATGTTAAGCAGACGAGAGACAGCCTGGTAAGACAATGGTGTGAGGATTTTATGGACAGGAATGCGGAAGGTATTGTGAATGCCTGCACCGAAGAAGTTCAGCAGACTCTCATCGAAGAGCAGCTGCTTCTGAGGGATGAGGACGGCGACTCTTTTGGGTGGTCAAGTCCCTGGCCGGGAATGCTTACAGGAGATATAAGCGGACCTGTCAGCTATTCTGTACTCTATGGGGGTATAGGTAATAAGGGTATTGAGATTATTTATCGCGCAACAGATTCGGAGCCTCATCTGTATATGTGGAAGGAATACCTTGGCATAGAAGTGGATGAAAACGGAGATTTAAAAATCACCTCTGAAGAATTCAAAGAGATGACTGACATTGAAAACTATGATGATTTTATGGATGCCTATTATAGTGGCATTACCATTGACGAGATGGATTATTCCAGGAACGGTCTTGGTGAGGATCTAAACCAAAATGCAAAAGAGGATACAAATGGTCTTTACGCAAAACTTTTTGATCCGGTATCATCAGCAAGACATCTTCTTAATCTTTCAGAGGATAGGTCAAAGGTTGCAGTTACTGCCGGTGAAGATACAGAAGATGGCAAGCTTGTTTCGATATCCTTCATCGATGATAATGTAGCAGTCAATATGCTCATGATTCAGCCATGGGGAAGCGATGGTATCTATGTGCCTGTGCAGTGTGATTTTGATGAATCAGTCAGCTGGGATTCAGTTGATGAAGAGGTTTCATATATTATAGAGAACAGCGATGGGGCACACAGTGACTCAAATGGCAATGTGAATTCGACGGAGCTTCCTAACTACATAAAGGGCTCAGGAGAGAAGTTTATAAACCTTCCATTTTCAGATGGTGAGGATTACTTTGAGAATGCTCATGAACATAAATCCATGACTGATGGTTATTCGGAAGAAGCCGACCTAAACGGCGATGGAAAGAAGGAAAAGATAAAAGTAATCGACCTTGGATATCAGGGTGGTGACGGCGGTTATGAGCCACATGTCTATGGATTGGATGGAAAAGAGATCGCACTTCCTGCTGACACAAGGCAGGAGCCTTTTTCCTTAAAGTGGACAAATGGAAATGTTGATGTAATTTGGGATGATATGGTTATTGCATCTCTTACAAAGGCTCAGGTTCGTGAGCTGTATCTTGAAAAGGGCTACACTGAAGATGAGCTTGAGAATTTAGAGGACATGTTCAATGAGGACGAGGTTATTGTTGGTGATGATGCAAGCGGTTTTGTCATTGGAGATAAGGATGGCAAACCTGAACTTATCGTAAAATATTTGCTTTCAGGTAAGCAGGGACACGCAGATACTTTTGGATATGTTCTTTTGCATCTTACATTAAATGAGGATGGCACATGGAATGAGACACCTGAGTATGTGACAGATTTGGATTGATTTAAATACTTTAGGATTTTGAAGTAAATATGTAACTTGATTTAAGGTTGTTGCTTGTTGCGACAGCCTTTTTCATTCTTTACATTGATATTCAGAATAGTCATTTTGATTAAAAAATTGGTATTAAAAGCCTAAATAAGTGTAAAATAGTGAGTGAAAAGGTGGTTCGGTATCCCGTCAGATTATAGATAATTATTTATGAAGGAGGTAATATTATATGCTCGAGATAGGAACAAAAGCGCCGTCATTTGAACTCCCTGATCAGAACGGGGTAATGCATTCACTGGAAGAATACAAAGGCAAGAAGGTTATCCTGTATTTTTATCCAAAAGATAATACTGCCGGATGCACTAAGCAGGCATGTGGATTTTCAGAGAGATATCCGCAATTTACGGAAAAAGGGGCAGTGGTGCTTGGAGTGAGTAAGGATACGGTTGCTTCGCATAAGAAGTTTGAGGAAAAGAATGGGCTTGCTTTCACACTTCTTGCGGATCCTGAACGCAAGGTAATTGAAGCTTATGATGTGTGGAAAGAGAAAAAGAATTATGGCAAGGTTTCTATGGGTGTTGTGCGAACCACGTATCTGATTGACGAAGAAGGAATAATAATCAGGGCTAACGATAAAGTAAAAGCAGCTGATGATCCCGAAAAGATGCTTGGGGAACTATGATGAATAAGAAATAAGGGGATAATATGGGAGAAAAAATCGTAATGGGTTACTGGGACTGTCCGTTTTGTGGCAGCACTGGAATACCCGGAACCACATATGACTGTCCTAACTGTGGAAGGCAGAGGGGCAAGGAAACCAAGTTTTACATGAAGGAGGGAACTGTTGAATATGTTCCGGGGCATAAAGTCAGCGGTGCTGACTGGTACTGCGATTACTGCGGTGCGCTTAATTCTGCGGAAAGGACTACATGTGAAAACTGCGGTTCTCAAAGGGATGAGAGTAAAGAGGACTATTTTTCTTTAAAAGAACCTAAAACAGACAATTTTAATAACAACTTTAATAATACGGAATCCTCTACCTCTAATGAAAAAAAGTCAGCGTCAAAGTTTATAACATTCGGGATTATTGCTCTTATTATCCTGATGGTAATCCTGATAAGCAGATTTTTGTCAAGACCTAAAGACTCCACCTTTTTAGTCCAGAGTATGTCTTGGGAGAATTCCATAAAAATCGAGGAGAACAAGACTTTTCGGGAATCGGACTGGAAGCTTCCGGATGGCGCAAGACTTGCTTATACCAAATCTGAAATCCGCAGTTACGAATCAGTTCTTGACCATTATGAGTCTGTTACCAAATCCAGACAGGTTCAGGACGGCGGCCATTATGAAACAAGCTATTCTGATAACGGAGATGGTTCTTTTACCGAACATTCCACATTTGTACCGGATTACACAACGGAATACTATACAGAGGAAGAACCTGTTTACCGTAAGGAACCTGTTTATGATACAAAATATTATTATGATATAGATAAATGGGTAGATTCAAGAACAGAAACGTCTTCCGGTAATGATAAGAATCCCTATTGGCCGGATCTAAACCTCACTGAGAAAGAACGAGAAGCCGGTCGCTCATCCACCTATTCCATGAGTGGAGAACTAACTTATAAATCTTTAAGAAAATACAAAACGAAAACCGTAAAATATACCATAGACGAAGCTATGTGGAAAGCTATTGATATCGGTCAGACAATAAGTTTGACCCTCAAGAATGGCAAAATCACAGCATGGCAATATGAATAACAGAATATCCATATAAGACAGACCTATTCAGTGTATAACTGAGAGGCCTGTCTTTTTCTGATCAGTTATACTTTTCGCTTGTTACAAAATGTTTATGCAATCAGTAAGTGATGCATTAGTTTATCCATTTGGCAATATAACATTTTCTTAAATTTTTGTAAGCCATTCTGTTATAATGTTCTCTGTGAGTTTTTTTTAAAGTTAATAGGTAAGAGTAATTGATAATGACGAAAAACTATCTTGAATTATATGGTAAAAGAATATGCATGATAGCCGCATTCTATTTGATAAATTTTGGGTTATGGGAAATTATTGCACCAATCATTTCCGGTGAATGGGCTTCATTTATGGTATATGTTTTACTCTTTGTGTTTGTGATATTTATGTTTCATAAGGAGCTTAAAAAGGAATTGGTTGAAATTGCCAATACAAAATTGAAGGACAGGAGTTTTTACCTAAGATGGCTGATTGTTCTGGCAATTGATTTAATGCTTACAATGGTTGTTCTCTGGTTAGCTAATACTTATTGTAATGCTATTTTGCCGGTTAATAATGAGAACGTAAAAAACCAGCTGAATGCTGTTCCCGTGTCATTGGGTGTGATACAGGGCTGTTTATTTGCACCTGTGATTGAAGAGATGGTGTTTCGCTACAGTATTATTGGCAAACCGAAAAGTAAATCCATGTGGATTATTTTTTCAATAATATCCATTGTTTTATTTGATTGCATTCATATCGTAGCCACATTGGAGTTCTTCTATTATTTGACTCCTGCAATTTTTTTAACACTGTTCTATGACTGGAATAAAAACGTTTTAGCATCGATATTGCTGCATTCGTCGATTAATATTGTTGGATATTTGGCATTATTAGTAGGGGTATTGTGATAGCTGATCTTAATGAAACAGTAATCTTTATAGATCCAAAGGATAAGCCGTCAGAGCAGAATGATCTGACATTGGAAGTATTTAGCAAGAAGATTATGTAATCAGTTTTGTCTGACGAACAGAAGGGAATATAAAAGTAATGGGACATTTTTATTTTATTAGGCATGGACAGACAGTATGGAATGTTGAAAACAAGATATGCGGGGCAACAGATATAGAATTGACGGAACTTGGACACCAACAGGCTATTGAGACGGGAAAAAGGATTATTGAAACCGGAATTAAGGCTGATGAGATTCTTACTTCACCTCTTGTCAGAGCATCCGAGACAGCCAGACATATATCGGAGATTACTGGGATTCCTATGCGGATAGAACCAAGGCTCATTGAACAGAACTTTGGAAAATATGAATCTACTGCCAGAGATGGCAGGGAATTTCATGAAGCCAAGAAAGACATGGCGAGCAGATTTGGAACCGGGGAATCCATGCTTCACCTGGCACAGAGAATATACAATCTTCTTGATGATATTAAAGAAGATGATAAGACATATATCCTTGTAGCGCATAATGGAATATCAAGGATATTGGAATCATATTTCAGAGAGATGGATAATGAAGAATTCTCTTCGTTTGGCATAAAGAACTGTGAGATAAAACGATACGATTTTTAAAAATAAAATATTTTTGTCTAAAAAATTTTGCTCATCGTATTTTCCTGTAGGCGGTTAAAGAGATACTACCTACAGGATGATGAACACCTTTAACTGCTGGTAGTTTTTCCTTCACCGAAAGTGACAGGAAGGCAAAGCAGCGGCGGAGTGGTATCAAGATTGTCTCGGAGCAGAAGATCTACGGCTGCTTCAGCTATATCTTCTACAGGCTGTACTATGGTAGAACAAACATATTCTTCGGTGGCAAAATCCTTTATGCCATCGAAACCTATAATCTCCACATCTCCCGGAACTGACAGACCAAAAGATACCAGAATATCTCTGACCAAAAGTGCAAGAAGATCCGTGCCGCAAAAAATACCATCATAGGCACATTGGCCTTTAAACAGTGGTTCAAGATATTTTGCAAGAACAGCTTTGGTTTCATTTATTACATGGGTATCTATTAATGTGTGGCTTTCACAGGGAAGGTTATATGACCGGCATCCGTATTCAAAACCGGACAATCTTTTATAGGTTTCACCGTTGATTGCTGACCACATACGGATAAATAGTACCTTCTTGCAGCCAAGTGCATGCAGTTTTTCAGCTGCAAGCTGTCCACCTGCAAAATTATCGCTGGAAACGCAGGGGGTATGAGTGTTAATAATCCTGTCTATTGATACGAAAGAAACTTCATCGGGAACTACCAGATTAGTGTTATAGGTAAGTCCTATGATTCCGTCAACTTTATGTTGCAGGGCGAGATTAACAAATTCTGTTTCCAGAGAAGGGTCATAATCTGTGCAGAACATAAGACAGCGATAGCCCCTTGCGGAGAGCGAACTATTGAGACAGTTTGCCAGATGCCCAAAGTAGGGGTGCGTGGTATTTGGAATAAGAACAGCTGCGGTGTGGGTGCGACTTGCTTTAAGCCCCTGGGCATAGCTGTTAACGCGGTAGTTCAGCTTTTTTATGGCTGCAAGTACCTTCTTTTCATACTCTTCACCAACCGGTTTGTGGTTTATAACCTTGGAAACTGTTCCAAGAGCGACCCCGGCTTCCCGGGCAACGTCCTTAATTGTAGGGGCGTTTTTTTATTTAATAGGAAATTTCGCCTTGGCGGCGAAACCTTGAATTAAAAGGCCCGGCAAGACCGGGCCACGCAAAGCGGAGGTATGTTGGTTATGAATTACCAATCTACCTCATCAAAGAATTCATCATCTTCATGCATAAAGTAATCCATATCGAGAAGGTCTTCATCGTCCATCTCGCGGATTTCATTCGCCGACATGCCTTCCGGCGGATTCTGGATGTATTTCTCTCTAAGCTTTGCTATTAGTTCTTTACTAGCCATGGCTGTTCCTCCTGTAGCATGATTTTATCATGCGCAGGAATACGAGGGAACAATGCCGATTTTTGTAGACGGAGCTCTGCTCTTGGGACGGCATTTTCCCATTGTCTTTTCGTATAAGTCTTCGAGAGAAACACGTTTGTGGTTGAAGCGCAACTCAAGAAATTTCATGGTGCTGTTGCATTTGGGACAACTTAATGGATCATATCCGAATGCTGACAGGATACCTGAACGCCATTGAAGGAATGATTTAAAGAATGGCTTTTTGGAAGGATGAATCAGACGGTAAAGTTTTTTGTCTGACTCCCTATGACGACCATACACGCCATAATAACGTATCATCTTAAAGTCTTTTTCTGGTATGTGCTGTATAAGACGTTTGATGAATTCCATTGAAGGTATGGTCTCGGTGACAAGGACTTCGTCCTCATGTCTGTTGTAGTGGAAAGTAACAGTATCATGCTCTTTATCATAAGAGTCAATTCTTGAGAGCCCGATTACAGGACGACCAAGATATCTGCCTATATATTTAGCAACAGTACGTCTGTCAGCGAGAGTGGGTTTGCCATAGACATAGAAGCCTTCTTTCTGATTTTTGTAGGAGAGAGCTTTTTCTTTTTTAAACAATGCTTTCTTATTGGGATCAGTAATACGATCTTCCATTAGATTCAGAAGAGCAGTCTGAAAAGCATGGCGCATATAGGGGTAACTGAAGAACTTTACTTTGCGCCAGAAGCCGGTGTCTCCAACACCACCTTCAGATATGAGGCAGTGGATATGAGGATTCCATTCCAAAGGACGACCAAATGTGTGAAGAACAAGGATGTAACCAGGTGTAAAGTTCTGACTCTTGTTGATTTTGTAGAACATCCGGTTAATAACACTGCTGGTAGCTTCAAAAAGACAATTAAGAAGGTCACGATCTTCGAGAAAGTAATGGCGTAATTCTTTTGATATGGTGAATACGCAGTGACGGTGCTGACAGTTTATGAGCTTAAATGACATAGCCTGAGCACGCTTTTGTGAATACATGGCACCACATGTAGGGCAGAATCTAGAATGACAACGAAAGGGAACAAATTTGAGAGTACCACAATCAGGGCAGCCGTACATGGCGCCGCCATAGGCAGGATCCCCGCAATTGATCATCTTATCGATGTTTTCCATTTCGGTCTTGCGGGGGTGAAGAGTATATTGAATTTCTTCATAATGATCGCGGAATAAATCTTGTAGAGTATTTCGTTTCATAAATTCATTATGAATGAGTTGAGGCAAAAAACAACCCCACCCCTCATGAGTGAGGGGCAGGGGAGTTGAGGTGCCGTAGGCACTTTTTTTATGTGCAGGCAACACTAAGTCGCTTATATCAATTATTTGTTCTTCTATTGTGCAGTACGGGTCGGGGTCATGACCGGCCCGTACACTTTTGTTAATGGAGGCCCTTAATGAGAACTACTAAAACAAGTTATAAAGTGAGGCAGTTTTGTGTTTTTGCGGGACCGGCAGCGCTGT
It encodes:
- a CDS encoding LacI family DNA-binding transcriptional regulator produces the protein MKDVAREAGVALGTVSKVINHKPVGEEYEKKVLAAIKKLNYRVNSYAQGLKASRTHTAAVLIPNTTHPYFGHLANCLNSSLSARGYRCLMFCTDYDPSLETEFVNLALQHKVDGIIGLTYNTNLVVPDEVSFVSIDRIINTHTPCVSSDNFAGGQLAAEKLHALGCKKVLFIRMWSAINGETYKRLSGFEYGCRSYNLPCESHTLIDTHVINETKAVLAKYLEPLFKGQCAYDGIFCGTDLLALLVRDILVSFGLSVPGDVEIIGFDGIKDFATEEYVCSTIVQPVEDIAEAAVDLLLRDNLDTTPPLLCLPVTFGEGKTTSS
- the bcp gene encoding thioredoxin-dependent thiol peroxidase, yielding MLEIGTKAPSFELPDQNGVMHSLEEYKGKKVILYFYPKDNTAGCTKQACGFSERYPQFTEKGAVVLGVSKDTVASHKKFEEKNGLAFTLLADPERKVIEAYDVWKEKKNYGKVSMGVVRTTYLIDEEGIIIRANDKVKAADDPEKMLGEL
- a CDS encoding histidine phosphatase family protein, which translates into the protein MGHFYFIRHGQTVWNVENKICGATDIELTELGHQQAIETGKRIIETGIKADEILTSPLVRASETARHISEITGIPMRIEPRLIEQNFGKYESTARDGREFHEAKKDMASRFGTGESMLHLAQRIYNLLDDIKEDDKTYILVAHNGISRILESYFREMDNEEFSSFGIKNCEIKRYDF
- a CDS encoding M56 family metallopeptidase, producing the protein MGTIFIKVIEMSVAATFLMLAVILLRIPLKKAPKWFMGVLWAIVALRLILPFQIEADFGLLPNIGGMIEKYIYGSGNGSQVTEVVQHDYQPSSSIQPGWMEGIDENEVIVPETADEEIEYLPSEEITTVDTASYDNMTFRKDLFIRLQMIWMFGGLLVLGYAVLSYISIKKKTRVSIRMKGSDNAFVCDEIDTPFILGVFRPVIYLPSGLDDETVRNVLAHEKAHILRHDHIRKQFGFLLLAIYWFNPLVWISYALFCKDIELSCDEKVISHMSLDEKKSYATSLLLCSTHRRFVLAYPLAFGEVGVGTRVKQIFNYKKPTFWLIVMLVLMCAGLSTCFFTSVAGDGADEATVSGQDEKAEDANEADVLNVKQTRDSLVRQWCEDFMDRNAEGIVNACTEEVQQTLIEEQLLLRDEDGDSFGWSSPWPGMLTGDISGPVSYSVLYGGIGNKGIEIIYRATDSEPHLYMWKEYLGIEVDENGDLKITSEEFKEMTDIENYDDFMDAYYSGITIDEMDYSRNGLGEDLNQNAKEDTNGLYAKLFDPVSSARHLLNLSEDRSKVAVTAGEDTEDGKLVSISFIDDNVAVNMLMIQPWGSDGIYVPVQCDFDESVSWDSVDEEVSYIIENSDGAHSDSNGNVNSTELPNYIKGSGEKFINLPFSDGEDYFENAHEHKSMTDGYSEEADLNGDGKKEKIKVIDLGYQGGDGGYEPHVYGLDGKEIALPADTRQEPFSLKWTNGNVDVIWDDMVIASLTKAQVRELYLEKGYTEDELENLEDMFNEDEVIVGDDASGFVIGDKDGKPELIVKYLLSGKQGHADTFGYVLLHLTLNEDGTWNETPEYVTDLD
- a CDS encoding CPBP family intramembrane glutamic endopeptidase; translated protein: MTKNYLELYGKRICMIAAFYLINFGLWEIIAPIISGEWASFMVYVLLFVFVIFMFHKELKKELVEIANTKLKDRSFYLRWLIVLAIDLMLTMVVLWLANTYCNAILPVNNENVKNQLNAVPVSLGVIQGCLFAPVIEEMVFRYSIIGKPKSKSMWIIFSIISIVLFDCIHIVATLEFFYYLTPAIFLTLFYDWNKNVLASILLHSSINIVGYLALLVGVL
- a CDS encoding leucine-rich repeat protein, coding for MKKRKRLFSIVCAAVLAVSGFSFSGFDGTYLTAHADVETTLQADIVYEENGTDFAANDATTHSLSAGLIQWSEKDDVYVSVNDTLYKPSYNWSLTNGAASLFEIVGSTTGKNVQVKVKNGASLGDRLYYSDRLVLMATTADKSVEIDGCNVILTIYSDKFPDLDKVQFDHYKTYFDKNHTSSTFTISGLDDAYVSKLTWDFADEGAKDFFTLSANGKTATVTLSKDAEKNWKAYYESEDNYYTWIACYLESEGSAEKQMLKEAPIIYYPDGIKFDDVELTISEDEQGEDTIVEYDFEESEQTTLYAGYSDPVLKDYVNNPSYKWSLNAEASKYFDIITPATGSSIKVKAKDNANALLGDELSATGQLILTAKSDSFPGTRSKVIDLIVRKYVACDISPEELNFSEQHNSRKVTFTSDAISDMKSVYCKLEGDSYVSDVFSISTNGADTTVTLKPGAADLVTKKCEVYTSDAGKYYEACLSYYMKSKTGKTEINIANVWLFFHLNKLYEAKYSPDEIYFKEGVAGEKKLTLDVEHNASENIQYEWSLNEDDEEALKNISLAPNKNTVLVKYSGEKTDDWFRVFCRIKVNGKYAPLSKDNVIIRINDTGKGDDNKSGNSGDNKGGNTGNNNPGGDSNKNQNPNNNTPQNPDGNSSQGNSNGGDNAQNPGVSPAAEGSVVSPSDSGTNGKFVVTSSDKNSAAVSYNAVSNKKAKKVSIPSTVKDANGVEYKVTTIGTGALKKNKKVKTVIIPSTITLIKEKAFNGCKKLGNITIHANTALKIESGAFKNIKKGATFTIYAKDKKTYKNIVKSLKKAGATGCKFKFKKG
- a CDS encoding BlaI/MecI/CopY family transcriptional regulator, whose amino-acid sequence is MAVELGDVQMQFAKLIWEKEPVGSGELVKLCADEFGWKKSTTYTVLKKLCEKGLFQNVDGVVTSMISEAEFYTRKSEEFVEETFGGSLPAFLAAFTSRQKLSKKELAEIKKIIDNAKE
- a CDS encoding zinc finger Ran-binding domain-containing protein, coding for MGEKIVMGYWDCPFCGSTGIPGTTYDCPNCGRQRGKETKFYMKEGTVEYVPGHKVSGADWYCDYCGALNSAERTTCENCGSQRDESKEDYFSLKEPKTDNFNNNFNNTESSTSNEKKSASKFITFGIIALIILMVILISRFLSRPKDSTFLVQSMSWENSIKIEENKTFRESDWKLPDGARLAYTKSEIRSYESVLDHYESVTKSRQVQDGGHYETSYSDNGDGSFTEHSTFVPDYTTEYYTEEEPVYRKEPVYDTKYYYDIDKWVDSRTETSSGNDKNPYWPDLNLTEKEREAGRSSTYSMSGELTYKSLRKYKTKTVKYTIDEAMWKAIDIGQTISLTLKNGKITAWQYE